A stretch of Tripterygium wilfordii isolate XIE 37 chromosome 11, ASM1340144v1, whole genome shotgun sequence DNA encodes these proteins:
- the LOC120009255 gene encoding transcription factor bHLH143-like, whose amino-acid sequence MGENCGSWFPQQPFDLQSPRLNSWSTPLHLPQKTAPSFMKPDMYMVSASMDLPEYSFPKLSDLPGGHTMEPLDRFYCLPPFGQAFMPANLVLKDKLSSVASDNCCEATTAKAESVWGQKKFLVVDQSGDRTTLIFSSGIGTPVQCLTNPKPSIACNLNVQDPGTKENSNFHSAAILRDEIGEKNDSDTLSEMHEDTEELNALLYSDDDSDTDDDEVTSTGHSPSTLTMHDKQDWFEGSSEEVASSIGLTKKRRLFDKGDNNVAIMLDTANSVKPKEIFSEYEDDAQSSCANVQNCGSDEGAFLSGNKRMRKEKVTETVLDILQSIVPGGKGKHAIMVLDEAIQYLEALKLKAKALGLDAI is encoded by the coding sequence ATGGGTGAAAATTGTGGATCTTGGTTTCCCCAGCAACCATTTGATTTGCAATCACCCCGTTTGAATTCTTGGAGTACTCCACTTCACTTGCCGCAGAAAACTGCTCCTTCATTCATGAAGCCTGACATGTATATGGTTTCTGCTAGCATGGATTTGCCAGAGTACTCATTTCCTAAGTTATCTGATTTGCCAGGTGGCCATACAATGGAACCTCTTGATAGGTTTTATTGCTTGCCCCCTTTCGGACAGGCCTTTATGCCGGCGAACTTGGTTCTTAAAGATAAGCTCTCTTCTGTTGCTTCTGATAATTGTTGCGAGGCTACCACAGCAAAGGCAGAATCTGTGTGGGGTCAAAAGAAGTTCCTCGTTGTTGATCAGTCCGGGGATCGGACAACTTTGATCTTCAGTTCTGGAATTGGAACTCCTGTTCAGTGCCTGACAAATCCTAAACCATCTATTGCTTGTAATTTGAATGTGCAAGACCCTGGAACCAAAGAAAATTCCAATTTTCACTCTGCAGCAATTTTGAGAGATGAAATTGGTGAAAAAAATGACAGCGATACTCTTAGCGAGATGCATGAAGACACTGAAGAACTCAATGCCTTGCTCTACTCGGATGATGACAGTGATACCGATGATGATGAAGTTACCAGTACTGGGCATTCACCTAGTACTTTGACCATGCATGATAAGCAAGATTGGTTTGAGGGAAGTTCAGAAGAGGTAGCTAGCTCCATAGGATTGACCAAAAAGCGAAGACTTTTTGATAAAGGGGACAACAATGTAGCAATAATGCTGGACACTGCCAATTCTGTAAAACCTAAGGAAATCTTCTCTGAGTATGAGGATGATGCGCAATCTAGTTGTGCCAATGTCCAAAATTGTGGTTCAGATGAAGGTGCTTTTTTGTCAGGCAACAAGAGGATGAGAAAGGAGAAAGTAACAGAGACTGTGTTGGACATTCTTCAAAGCATTGTTCCTGGTGGGAAGGGCAAGCATGCAATTATGGTTCTTGATGAGGCTATTCAGTACCTTGAAGCCTTGAAGCTCAAAGCCAAAGCTCTAGGACTTGATGCTATATGA